A genomic region of Ensifer adhaerens contains the following coding sequences:
- the mnmE gene encoding tRNA uridine-5-carboxymethylaminomethyl(34) synthesis GTPase MnmE, translating to MTAIHTIYALSSGALPAGVAVVRVSGQHTATVLETLCGELPSPRTATLKSIRSRNGLVIDSGLVLYFRGPASFTGEDCAEFQIHGGRAAVNSLLEALSGFEGLRHAEAGEFSRRAFQNGKLDLVEVEGLADLIVAETEMQRRLAIEHSGGGQSKVYASWANRLTHARAMIEAELDFADEDDVPGSVSERIWRDMSTLAQEIAAHIADAPIAEIIRDGLKIVIAGAPNAGKSSLLNALAQRDIAIVTEVAGTTRDVLSVDLSLAGFSVKLFDTAGLRETEERVEQEGIRRAREVIERADLILLLSETARGFGSLSDISNDGAPVLRVATKIDRSDRHWATGEADVLISTRTGEGMDRLLNAIAGHLPDLSGRTSLALPSRRRHVDSLRQALRAIEQSLAGEKQGLDIRAEQLRLAGDAIGRITGRVDVENLLDVIFSEFCIGK from the coding sequence ATGACAGCGATCCACACCATATATGCGCTTTCCAGCGGCGCCCTACCCGCTGGCGTGGCTGTCGTGCGCGTCAGCGGGCAGCATACCGCAACGGTCCTGGAGACATTGTGTGGCGAGCTCCCCTCACCGCGGACGGCGACACTGAAATCGATTCGGTCTCGCAACGGTCTCGTGATTGACAGCGGCCTCGTTCTCTATTTTCGCGGACCTGCCTCCTTCACGGGTGAGGATTGCGCTGAGTTTCAGATTCATGGCGGTCGCGCGGCGGTCAACTCCCTGCTTGAGGCGCTCTCCGGTTTCGAAGGATTGCGCCATGCGGAGGCGGGAGAGTTTTCACGACGCGCCTTCCAGAATGGCAAGCTGGATCTTGTGGAAGTCGAGGGACTTGCCGATCTGATCGTGGCCGAAACAGAGATGCAGCGTCGCCTCGCGATCGAACATTCGGGTGGTGGACAATCGAAAGTTTATGCCAGCTGGGCGAATCGTCTGACCCATGCGCGAGCAATGATCGAAGCCGAGCTCGACTTTGCCGATGAGGACGATGTGCCTGGTTCGGTAAGCGAACGCATCTGGCGCGACATGTCGACGCTTGCACAGGAAATCGCCGCACATATTGCGGATGCACCGATCGCCGAGATCATTCGGGATGGATTGAAGATCGTTATCGCCGGCGCGCCGAATGCCGGCAAGTCGAGCTTGCTCAATGCACTTGCACAGAGGGATATCGCGATCGTTACCGAAGTCGCCGGAACGACTCGTGATGTCCTTTCGGTCGATCTTTCATTAGCCGGATTCTCTGTTAAACTCTTCGACACTGCCGGACTGCGTGAGACCGAGGAGCGAGTGGAGCAAGAGGGTATCCGTCGCGCGCGAGAAGTTATCGAACGAGCGGATCTGATCCTTCTCCTGTCCGAGACAGCACGCGGATTTGGATCTCTCTCCGATATCAGCAATGACGGCGCACCCGTGTTGCGGGTGGCGACGAAAATCGATCGCTCTGATCGGCATTGGGCTACCGGTGAAGCGGATGTCTTGATCTCTACCAGAACGGGTGAAGGCATGGATCGCCTCTTGAATGCGATCGCGGGCCACCTCCCCGATCTCAGCGGCCGGACGTCGCTCGCCTTGCCCTCACGCCGACGTCACGTTGATAGCCTGCGCCAGGCTCTCCGCGCCATCGAACAAAGCTTGGCCGGAGAAAAGCAAGGTCTCGATATCCGTGCTGAGCAGCTTCGCCTCGCAGGTGACGCAATTGGACGGATTACCGGTCGGGTGGATGTCGAGAACCTATTGGATGTGATATTTTCCGAATTCTGTATCGGAAAATAG
- the rho gene encoding transcription termination factor Rho: MAEMKLQELKNKTPTDLLAFAEELEVENASTMRKQELMFAILKMLAAQDIEIIGEGVVEVLQDGFGFLRSANANYLPGPDDIYISPSQIRRFSLKTGDTVEGPIRGPKEGERYFALLKVNTINFDDPEKIRHKVHFDNLTPLYPNERFKMELEVPTSKDLSARVIDLVAPLGKGQRGLIVAPPRTGKTVLLQNIAHSITANHPECYLIVLLIDERPEEVTDMQRSVKGEVVSSTFDEPATRHVQVAEMVIEKAKRLVEHGRDVVILLDSITRLGRAYNTVVPSSGKVLTGGVDANALQRPKRFFGAARNIEEGGSLTIIATALIDTGSRMDEVIFEEFKGTGNSEIVLDRKVADKRIFPAMDILKSGTRKEDLLVPRQDLQKIFVLRRILAPMGTTDAIEFLIDKLKQTKNNGDFFDSMNT; this comes from the coding sequence ATGGCTGAAATGAAGCTACAAGAACTCAAGAACAAGACGCCGACCGATCTGCTCGCCTTTGCCGAGGAGCTCGAGGTGGAGAACGCCAGCACGATGCGCAAGCAGGAGCTGATGTTCGCGATCCTCAAGATGCTCGCGGCACAGGATATCGAAATCATCGGCGAAGGCGTCGTTGAAGTGCTGCAGGATGGGTTCGGCTTTCTCCGGTCCGCGAACGCAAACTACCTTCCCGGTCCCGACGACATCTACATCTCGCCTTCCCAGATCCGCCGCTTCTCCCTGAAGACTGGCGACACGGTCGAGGGCCCGATCCGCGGACCGAAGGAAGGCGAGCGCTACTTCGCTCTGCTCAAGGTCAACACCATCAATTTCGACGATCCGGAAAAGATCCGACACAAGGTTCACTTTGACAACCTGACGCCGCTCTATCCGAACGAACGCTTCAAGATGGAACTCGAGGTCCCCACCTCGAAGGATCTCTCGGCCCGGGTCATCGACCTGGTGGCGCCGCTGGGCAAGGGCCAGCGTGGCCTGATCGTCGCGCCGCCGCGCACCGGTAAGACCGTTCTCTTGCAGAACATCGCGCATTCGATCACTGCCAATCATCCGGAATGTTATCTGATCGTCCTTTTGATTGACGAACGCCCGGAAGAAGTGACGGACATGCAGCGTTCTGTGAAGGGCGAAGTCGTCTCCTCGACCTTTGACGAGCCGGCGACGCGCCACGTCCAGGTTGCTGAAATGGTCATCGAAAAGGCCAAGCGCCTCGTCGAGCACGGCCGCGATGTCGTCATTCTGCTCGACTCGATCACCCGTCTCGGCCGCGCCTACAACACGGTCGTTCCTTCATCCGGCAAGGTTCTGACCGGTGGTGTCGACGCCAACGCCCTGCAGCGCCCGAAGCGTTTCTTTGGTGCGGCCCGCAACATCGAAGAAGGTGGCTCGCTCACGATCATTGCGACCGCGCTGATCGATACCGGCAGCCGCATGGACGAAGTCATCTTCGAAGAGTTCAAGGGTACCGGTAACTCGGAAATCGTGCTGGACCGCAAGGTCGCAGACAAGCGCATCTTCCCGGCTATGGACATCCTCAAGTCGGGAACGCGTAAGGAAGACCTCCTGGTGCCGCGCCAGGATCTGCAGAAGATCTTCGTTCTCCGCCGTATTCTGGCGCCGATGGGTACGACCGACGCTATCGAGTTCCTCATCGACAAGCTGAAGCAGACGAAGAACAATGGCGATTTCTTCGACTCGATGAATACTTAA
- the hemJ gene encoding protoporphyrinogen oxidase HemJ, which yields MMAEKQTDQAPGNRARLRAAIALGGFAALLVGLFVWRPDDLYLWIKALHVIAVMSWMAALLYMPRLFIYHTDAEPGSAQSETFKMMEMRLLKVIMNPAMMISWVLGLYLAWSVYGFQGGWLHAKLLFVVLLTAVHMRFSRAVREFQRDENKHDARYWRLMNEAPTLLMILIVIMVVVKPF from the coding sequence ATAATGGCGGAGAAGCAGACCGATCAGGCCCCTGGCAACAGGGCGCGGCTCAGGGCGGCGATTGCGCTCGGCGGTTTCGCGGCGCTTCTTGTCGGTCTTTTTGTCTGGCGGCCGGATGATCTCTATCTCTGGATCAAGGCGCTGCATGTCATCGCGGTGATGTCGTGGATGGCGGCGCTTCTCTACATGCCGCGCCTCTTCATCTACCACACCGACGCCGAGCCGGGTTCTGCACAGTCGGAAACCTTCAAGATGATGGAGATGCGGCTCCTGAAGGTCATCATGAACCCGGCAATGATGATTTCATGGGTGCTCGGGCTTTATCTCGCCTGGAGCGTCTATGGCTTCCAGGGTGGTTGGCTGCATGCCAAGCTTCTGTTCGTGGTGTTGCTGACAGCCGTCCACATGCGCTTCAGCCGCGCTGTCCGTGAATTCCAGCGCGACGAAAACAAGCACGATGCGCGCTACTGGCGACTGATGAACGAGGCTCCGACGCTGCTGATGATTCTCATCGTGATCATGGTGGTGGTGAAGCCGTTCTGA